A region of Bradyrhizobium sp. SZCCHNS1050 DNA encodes the following proteins:
- a CDS encoding DUF2065 domain-containing protein: protein MRSIAFSDFLIGLGILFVLEGLLFAASPEWMRRAMKTAMTTPDNVLRAVGIGSAVAGLVLIWVIRRPI, encoded by the coding sequence ATGAGGTCCATTGCGTTTTCCGATTTCCTCATCGGATTAGGTATCCTGTTCGTGCTCGAAGGCCTGTTGTTCGCGGCAAGTCCGGAGTGGATGCGGCGGGCCATGAAGACCGCGATGACCACGCCCGACAACGTGCTGCGCGCAGTCGGCATCGGCTCGGCGGTGGCCGGCCTGGTCCTGATCTGGGTGATCCGGCGGCCGATCTGA
- a CDS encoding dihydrofolate reductase has translation MIEIVLIVAVADNGIIGAAGAIPWRQKSDMQRFKAMTMGRPIVMGRKTFVSFPRRPLPGRTNIVVTRDAEFRAPGAIVTHTVDEALGIARGDALRRSAAEIAVIGGTELFAATMPVADRLEITEVHASPPGDTVFPAIDPAQWEEVARERHASGPDDQAEFSYVTYRRRR, from the coding sequence GTGATCGAGATCGTGCTGATCGTCGCGGTCGCCGACAACGGCATCATCGGCGCCGCCGGTGCGATCCCGTGGCGGCAGAAGAGCGACATGCAGCGCTTCAAGGCGATGACCATGGGCCGCCCGATCGTGATGGGCCGCAAGACCTTCGTCTCGTTTCCGCGCCGGCCGCTGCCGGGCCGCACCAACATCGTCGTCACCCGCGATGCCGAGTTTCGCGCGCCGGGCGCGATCGTGACCCATACCGTCGATGAAGCGCTCGGCATCGCGCGTGGTGATGCGCTGCGGCGTTCAGCCGCGGAGATCGCGGTCATCGGAGGCACAGAGCTCTTTGCTGCGACGATGCCGGTCGCCGACCGGCTGGAGATCACCGAGGTGCATGCGAGCCCGCCTGGCGATACCGTGTTTCCGGCGATCGACCCGGCCCAATGGGAAGAGGTGGCGCGGGAGCGCCATGCCTCGGGGCCCGACGATCAGGCCGAATTCTCCTACGTCACCTATCGCCGGCGGCGGTGA
- a CDS encoding thymidylate synthase: MHQYHDLLERILSDGAEKHDRTGTGTLSVFGHQMRFNLAAGFPLVTTKRLPLKAIVHELLWFLKGDTNIKYLHDNGVTIWDEWADANGDLGPVYGYQWRSWPTPDGGHIDQITNVIDMIRRNPDSRRLIVTAWNPADVEKMALPPCHCLFQFYVVNGRLSCQLYQRSADVFLGVPFNIASYALLTMMAAQVTGLKPGEFVHSFGDVHLYSNHIEQARLQLTRAPRPLPTMTLNPNVKDIFGFRYEDFALAGYDPHPHIKAEVAV, encoded by the coding sequence ATGCACCAGTATCACGACCTGCTCGAACGCATCCTGTCCGACGGCGCCGAGAAGCACGACCGCACCGGCACCGGCACGCTGTCGGTGTTCGGCCACCAGATGCGCTTCAACCTTGCGGCCGGCTTTCCGCTGGTGACCACCAAGCGGCTGCCGCTCAAGGCGATCGTGCACGAGCTGCTGTGGTTCCTGAAGGGCGACACCAACATCAAATATCTGCACGACAACGGCGTCACCATCTGGGACGAGTGGGCCGACGCCAATGGCGATCTCGGCCCCGTCTACGGCTATCAGTGGCGCTCGTGGCCGACGCCGGACGGCGGTCATATCGACCAGATCACGAACGTGATCGACATGATCAGGCGCAATCCGGATTCGCGCCGGCTGATCGTGACGGCCTGGAACCCGGCCGACGTCGAGAAGATGGCGCTGCCGCCGTGCCACTGCCTGTTCCAGTTCTATGTCGTGAACGGCAGATTGTCGTGCCAGCTCTACCAGCGCTCGGCCGACGTCTTCCTCGGCGTGCCCTTCAACATCGCATCCTATGCGCTGCTGACGATGATGGCGGCGCAGGTGACGGGATTGAAGCCCGGCGAATTCGTGCACTCCTTCGGCGACGTGCATCTCTATTCCAACCATATCGAGCAGGCGCGGCTGCAGCTCACGCGCGCTCCCCGTCCGCTGCCGACCATGACGCTCAATCCGAACGTCAAGGACATCTTCGGCTTCCGCTACGAGGACTTCGCGCTCGCCGGCTACGATCCGCATCCGCATATCAAGGCCGAGGTCGCGGTCTGA
- a CDS encoding metalloregulator ArsR/SmtB family transcription factor — protein sequence MSDPVPLLAALAEPTRLAALRILWDGGEHCVCELMRQLRASASRMSRHMSALKAAGLVIDRRDAQWVRYRLSPDLPPDRRAILDAVMAAMPEPNRSAA from the coding sequence ATGTCCGATCCCGTCCCGCTGCTCGCCGCTCTGGCCGAGCCGACCCGTCTCGCCGCCCTGCGCATCCTTTGGGACGGCGGCGAGCATTGCGTCTGCGAGCTCATGCGGCAGCTCCGAGCCAGCGCATCGCGCATGAGCCGGCACATGTCCGCCCTCAAGGCCGCCGGTCTCGTCATCGACCGGCGTGACGCCCAGTGGGTCCGGTATCGGCTGAGCCCTGACCTGCCGCCCGATCGCCGCGCCATCCTCGACGCCGTCATGGCGGCCATGCCTGAGCCGAACAGGAGTGCAGCATGA
- a CDS encoding permease, which yields MKTEASTYPDESASAVIWIIATAAAIALWFAVYWQLEAFSAWLVSSLPVSRDSHLEEAARFFVFDAPKVLMLMTLVVFGMGVVRSFFSAERTRELLAGKREGLGNAAAAILGVFTPFCSCSAVPLFVGFVSAGVPLGVTFSFLIAAPMVNEVALGLLFALVGWRIAAIYLAFGLAVAIVAGWIIGRLHLEGWLEAWVRNVRAGQADMQPDAPTVADRIRAGIDAVRDIVGRVWAWIIIGIAAGAFIHGYVPNDLLASIMGKDQWWSVPAVVLIGVPMYANAAGIIPVVEALLGKGAALGTVLAFMMSVIALSFPEMLILRKVLTLRLIAVFAGVVAAGIVAVGYLFNALF from the coding sequence ATGAAAACCGAAGCTTCGACCTATCCTGACGAGTCGGCATCGGCTGTGATCTGGATCATCGCGACGGCAGCTGCGATCGCGTTGTGGTTCGCGGTCTACTGGCAGCTGGAAGCGTTCTCGGCATGGCTGGTATCGTCGCTGCCGGTGTCCCGCGACAGCCATCTGGAAGAAGCCGCGCGGTTCTTCGTGTTCGACGCGCCCAAGGTCCTGATGCTGATGACGCTGGTCGTGTTCGGCATGGGCGTCGTGCGCAGCTTTTTTTCAGCCGAGCGAACCCGCGAATTGCTCGCCGGCAAGCGCGAGGGCCTCGGCAATGCCGCGGCTGCGATCCTCGGCGTATTCACTCCCTTCTGCTCGTGCTCGGCGGTGCCGCTCTTCGTCGGCTTCGTCTCGGCCGGCGTCCCACTCGGCGTGACCTTCTCGTTCCTGATTGCGGCGCCAATGGTGAACGAGGTCGCGCTCGGCCTGCTGTTCGCGCTGGTCGGCTGGAGGATCGCCGCAATCTATCTGGCCTTCGGCCTGGCGGTCGCGATCGTGGCGGGATGGATCATCGGACGCCTGCATCTCGAAGGCTGGCTCGAGGCATGGGTTCGCAACGTGCGTGCGGGACAGGCGGATATGCAGCCGGATGCGCCGACCGTCGCCGATCGGATCCGGGCCGGGATCGACGCGGTACGCGACATCGTCGGCCGCGTCTGGGCATGGATCATCATTGGCATCGCGGCGGGCGCATTCATTCACGGCTATGTCCCGAACGACCTGCTCGCCTCGATCATGGGCAAGGACCAATGGTGGTCCGTGCCGGCCGTGGTGCTGATCGGCGTGCCGATGTACGCCAACGCTGCGGGCATCATTCCGGTCGTCGAGGCACTACTCGGCAAGGGTGCGGCGCTGGGAACGGTGCTCGCCTTCATGATGAGCGTCATCGCGCTTTCGTTTCCCGAGATGCTCATCCTGCGCAAGGTGCTGACGCTCCGGCTGATCGCTGTCTTCGCGGGCGTCGTCGCCGCCGGCATCGTCGCCGTCGGCTATCTCTTCAACGCCCTGTTCTGA
- a CDS encoding GNAT family N-acetyltransferase — MPVLIRSARPDDIGSVFALIRELADYEKLSHEVGASEADIAGALFCEHPTLFCDLAEWNGAVAGFAVWFVNFSTFAGKPGIYIEDLFVRPVFRRNGIGQALLGHLARTCVEKGWARLQWSVLDWNAPSITFYKSLGAELMDEWTLCKVTGEALAQLAERAP; from the coding sequence ATGCCGGTTTTGATCCGTAGCGCCCGGCCAGACGACATCGGAAGCGTATTCGCGCTGATCCGGGAGCTCGCCGACTACGAGAAGCTATCGCACGAGGTCGGCGCGAGCGAGGCCGACATCGCCGGCGCGCTGTTCTGTGAGCACCCGACGCTGTTCTGCGATCTCGCCGAATGGAACGGCGCGGTGGCGGGCTTCGCGGTCTGGTTCGTCAACTTCTCCACGTTCGCCGGCAAGCCAGGGATCTATATTGAAGACCTGTTCGTGCGGCCGGTGTTTCGCCGCAATGGCATCGGCCAGGCCTTGCTCGGTCACCTCGCGCGCACCTGCGTCGAAAAGGGCTGGGCGCGGCTGCAATGGTCGGTGCTCGACTGGAATGCTCCTTCCATCACTTTCTACAAATCGCTCGGCGCCGAGCTCATGGACGAGTGGACGCTATGCAAGGTGACCGGCGAAGCTCTGGCTCAACTGGCGGAGAGGGCGCCGTGA
- the serB gene encoding phosphoserine phosphatase SerB yields MSLVATFICNPADPALDTTIVEAFLAVLPSPGTPRWLFDEVAIDIPFAHDGEVHKLEARLRDLRGDMPIDIVVQAEAVRRKKLFLADMDSTMIGQECIDELADFAGLKPRVAAITERAMRGEIAFEPALRERVALLKDLPVSVVDEVLTKRIKLTPGGRHLVMTMRANGAYTCLISGGFTLFTSAIAAKIGFQENRANELVIDGGKLTGEVREPIIGRDAKLATLIELREAFDLDEIDTLAVGDGANDLGMIEAAGLGVAYHAKPAVSAAASARIDHGDLTALLYAQGYTRDQFVD; encoded by the coding sequence ATGTCTCTCGTCGCCACCTTCATCTGCAATCCCGCCGATCCCGCGCTTGATACCACGATCGTGGAGGCCTTCCTGGCCGTTCTGCCCTCGCCGGGCACGCCGCGCTGGCTGTTCGACGAGGTCGCGATCGACATCCCCTTCGCCCACGACGGCGAGGTCCACAAGCTCGAGGCGCGCCTGCGCGACCTGCGCGGCGACATGCCGATCGACATCGTCGTGCAGGCGGAAGCCGTCAGGCGCAAGAAGCTTTTCCTCGCCGACATGGACAGCACCATGATCGGGCAGGAATGCATCGACGAACTCGCCGATTTCGCCGGGCTCAAGCCGCGCGTCGCCGCCATCACCGAGCGCGCCATGCGCGGCGAGATCGCGTTCGAGCCGGCGTTGCGCGAACGCGTCGCATTGCTGAAGGACCTGCCGGTGAGCGTCGTGGACGAAGTCCTGACCAAGCGCATCAAGCTGACGCCGGGCGGCCGTCATCTGGTGATGACCATGCGCGCCAACGGCGCCTATACCTGCCTGATCTCCGGCGGCTTCACGCTGTTCACCAGCGCCATCGCGGCCAAGATCGGCTTCCAGGAGAACCGCGCCAACGAGCTCGTCATCGATGGCGGCAAGCTCACGGGCGAGGTGCGCGAGCCGATCATCGGCCGCGACGCCAAGCTCGCCACCCTGATCGAGCTGCGCGAGGCGTTCGATCTCGACGAGATCGACACCCTGGCGGTCGGCGACGGCGCCAACGACCTCGGCATGATCGAGGCGGCCGGTCTCGGCGTCGCCTATCACGCCAAGCCTGCGGTCTCGGCCGCAGCCTCGGCCCGCATCGACCACGGCGACCTCACCGCCCTGCTCTATGCCCAGGGCTACACGCGCGATCAGTTCGTCGACTGA
- a CDS encoding Do family serine endopeptidase encodes MTATLAFSRRLRPILTAAVLAAGWALAPAPASARGPEGIADVAEKVIDAVVNISTSQTVEPKGGSSEGRNANPQVPPGSPFEEFFDDFFKNRRGGPGGRGGADNSPRRTNSLGSGFIVDDSGVVVTNNHVIADADEINVILNDGTKIKAELVGVDKKTDLAVLKFKPPRPLTVVKFGDSDKLRLGDWVVAIGNPFSLGGTVTAGIVSAKNRDISSGPYDSYIQTDAAINRGNSGGPLFNLEGEVIGVNTLIISPSGGSIGIGFAVPSKTVAGVVDQLRQFGELRRGWLGVRIQGVTDEIAESLNIKPARGALVAGVDDKGPAKPAGIEPGDVVVKFDGHDIKEPKDLSRIVADTAVGKEVDVIVIRKGQEQTLKVKLGRLEDTEKVQQAAIKKDEPAEKPVTQKALGLDLAALSKDLRARYKIKDSVKGVVVTGVDQASDAAEKRLSAGDVIVEVAQEAVTSGADIKKRVDQLKKDGKKSVLLLVSNADGELRFVALSLQ; translated from the coding sequence ATGACCGCAACCCTTGCTTTCAGCCGTCGACTGCGCCCGATCCTGACCGCGGCGGTCCTTGCCGCGGGCTGGGCGCTCGCGCCGGCCCCGGCCTCGGCGCGGGGGCCGGAGGGGATCGCCGATGTCGCCGAAAAGGTGATCGACGCCGTCGTCAATATCTCGACCTCGCAAACTGTCGAGCCCAAGGGCGGCTCGTCCGAGGGGCGGAACGCCAATCCGCAGGTGCCGCCGGGCTCGCCGTTCGAGGAGTTCTTCGACGATTTCTTCAAGAACCGCCGCGGCGGTCCGGGCGGCCGGGGCGGTGCCGACAACTCGCCGCGCCGCACCAACTCGCTGGGCTCGGGCTTCATCGTCGACGACTCGGGCGTTGTCGTCACCAACAACCACGTCATTGCCGATGCCGATGAGATCAACGTGATCCTCAACGACGGCACCAAGATCAAGGCCGAGCTGGTCGGCGTCGACAAGAAGACCGACCTTGCGGTGCTCAAGTTCAAGCCGCCGCGGCCGCTGACGGTGGTCAAGTTCGGCGACTCCGACAAGCTGCGGCTGGGCGACTGGGTGGTCGCGATCGGCAACCCGTTCAGTCTCGGCGGGACCGTCACCGCCGGCATCGTCTCGGCCAAGAACCGCGACATCTCGTCGGGGCCCTATGACAGCTACATCCAGACCGACGCCGCGATCAATCGCGGCAATTCCGGCGGCCCGCTGTTCAACCTCGAGGGCGAGGTCATCGGCGTCAACACGCTGATCATCTCGCCGTCGGGCGGCTCGATCGGCATCGGCTTCGCGGTGCCCTCGAAGACCGTGGCCGGCGTCGTCGACCAGTTGCGCCAGTTCGGCGAGCTGCGCCGCGGCTGGCTCGGCGTGCGCATCCAGGGCGTCACCGACGAGATCGCGGAGAGCCTCAACATCAAGCCGGCGCGGGGCGCGCTGGTCGCCGGCGTCGACGACAAGGGACCGGCCAAGCCGGCCGGCATCGAGCCGGGCGACGTCGTCGTCAAGTTCGACGGCCATGACATCAAGGAGCCGAAGGACCTGTCGCGCATCGTCGCCGACACCGCCGTCGGCAAGGAGGTCGACGTCATCGTCATCCGCAAGGGCCAGGAGCAGACGCTCAAGGTCAAGCTCGGCCGGCTCGAGGACACCGAGAAGGTGCAGCAGGCGGCGATCAAGAAGGACGAGCCGGCCGAGAAGCCGGTGACCCAGAAGGCGCTCGGGCTCGATCTCGCCGCGTTGTCGAAGGACCTGCGCGCCCGCTACAAGATCAAGGACAGCGTCAAGGGCGTCGTCGTCACCGGTGTTGACCAGGCCTCCGACGCCGCCGAGAAGCGGCTGTCGGCCGGCGACGTCATCGTCGAGGTCGCCCAGGAGGCGGTGACCTCGGGCGCCGATATCAAGAAGCGCGTCGACCAGCTCAAGAAGGACGGCAAGAAGTCGGTGCTGCTGCTCGTCTCCAACGCCGACGGCGAGCTGCGCTTCGTCGCGTTGAGCCTGCAGTAG
- the hflK gene encoding FtsH protease activity modulator HflK, protein MAWKNQGGGPWGQGPKGPWGSGPQPVGPRPPDLEDLLRRGQDRLQQFVPGGGFGTAGVLLIVLGAIIIWLASGIYRVQSEELGVVLRFGKYVRDEQPGLRYHLPYPIETVLLPKALRVNSISIGITANDDPGRRGRGGRDVPEESLMLTGDENIVDVDVTVLWRIKPKGAADFLFNIQNPEGTVKAVAESAMREVIGRSNIQPILTGARTVIEQNVQELMQKTLDNYGSGIQITQVQMQKVDPPAQVIEAFRDVQAARADLERLQNEAQTYANKVVPDARGRAAQILQVAEGYKEQAIAEAKGQSARFLKVYDEYKKAPDVTRERIYLETMERVLGGSEKLVLDSGATGGPVPLLPLGDLLPRRPAPAAQQGGVR, encoded by the coding sequence ATGGCGTGGAAGAATCAGGGCGGAGGCCCGTGGGGTCAGGGTCCGAAGGGGCCCTGGGGCTCGGGACCGCAACCGGTCGGTCCAAGGCCGCCCGACCTGGAAGATCTTCTGCGGCGCGGCCAGGACCGGCTGCAGCAGTTCGTGCCGGGCGGCGGTTTCGGCACCGCGGGCGTGCTCCTGATCGTGCTCGGCGCCATCATCATCTGGCTCGCCTCCGGCATCTACCGCGTGCAGTCCGAGGAGCTCGGCGTCGTGCTGCGCTTCGGCAAATATGTCCGTGATGAGCAGCCGGGCCTGCGCTATCACCTGCCTTACCCGATCGAGACCGTGCTGCTGCCCAAGGCGCTGCGCGTCAACTCGATCTCGATCGGCATCACCGCCAATGACGATCCCGGCCGGCGCGGCCGCGGCGGTCGCGATGTCCCCGAGGAAAGCCTGATGCTGACCGGCGACGAGAACATCGTCGACGTCGACGTCACCGTGCTCTGGCGCATCAAGCCGAAGGGCGCGGCCGACTTCCTGTTCAACATCCAGAACCCCGAGGGCACCGTGAAGGCGGTGGCCGAGAGCGCGATGCGCGAGGTGATCGGCCGCTCCAACATCCAGCCGATCCTCACCGGTGCCCGCACCGTGATCGAGCAGAACGTGCAGGAACTGATGCAGAAGACGCTCGACAATTACGGCTCCGGCATCCAGATCACCCAGGTGCAGATGCAGAAGGTCGATCCGCCGGCCCAGGTGATCGAGGCATTCCGCGACGTCCAGGCGGCGCGTGCCGACCTCGAGCGTCTCCAGAACGAAGCCCAGACCTATGCCAACAAGGTGGTGCCGGATGCGCGCGGTCGTGCCGCGCAGATCCTGCAGGTCGCCGAGGGCTACAAGGAGCAGGCGATCGCCGAGGCCAAGGGCCAGAGCGCGCGCTTCCTCAAGGTCTATGACGAGTACAAGAAGGCGCCCGACGTGACCCGCGAACGGATCTATCTCGAGACCATGGAGCGCGTGCTCGGTGGCTCCGAGAAGCTCGTGCTCGACAGCGGCGCCACCGGCGGCCCCGTGCCGCTGCTGCCGCTCGGCGATCTCTTGCCGCGCCGTCCGGCGCCGGCTGCTCAGCAGGGAGGCGTCCGATGA
- a CDS encoding heme-binding protein, with the protein MAVGVMVLRPLLAVVLLLGPAFVARADEPTWTRRIIAPDTALKAAQAALAECRKRGWQATVTVSDPSGLALVTLRDRFAGWHTLEAATGKARTAASWREATSTLAARLARPDAPERAIVNVPSVVMVGGGMPIEAAGRQVGAIGVSGAPGGDNDDICATAGIEAIAADIAF; encoded by the coding sequence ATGGCTGTCGGCGTGATGGTGTTGCGTCCGCTGCTCGCAGTGGTCCTCCTGCTCGGCCCGGCTTTCGTGGCGCGCGCCGACGAACCCACGTGGACGCGCCGGATCATCGCGCCGGACACGGCGCTCAAGGCGGCACAGGCGGCGCTCGCGGAGTGCCGCAAACGCGGCTGGCAGGCTACCGTGACCGTGAGCGATCCGTCGGGGCTTGCGCTGGTCACCCTGCGCGATCGTTTCGCCGGCTGGCATACGCTAGAGGCCGCGACGGGCAAGGCGCGGACGGCCGCGAGCTGGCGCGAGGCGACGAGCACGCTCGCAGCCCGCCTGGCACGACCGGATGCTCCGGAACGGGCCATCGTCAACGTTCCCAGCGTTGTCATGGTCGGCGGCGGCATGCCAATAGAGGCCGCTGGCCGGCAGGTCGGAGCGATCGGCGTATCCGGCGCGCCCGGAGGCGACAACGACGACATCTGCGCGACGGCCGGCATCGAAGCCATCGCTGCGGACATCGCGTTCTGA
- the arsH gene encoding arsenical resistance protein ArsH, whose amino-acid sequence MPQLDETSFRAIDRAKLLEPARSSHPPRILLLYGSLRQRSFSRLLTEEAARLLVRFGAETRTFDPRGLPLVDDAEPDHPKVRELRDLVTWSEGMVWCSPERHGAMTGVMKTQIDWIPLSLGAVRPTQGKTLAVMQVSGGSQSFNAVNQLRVLGRWMRLITIPNQSSVPKAFAEFDDADRMKPSPYYDRLVDVMEELVKFTLLTRDRADYLVDRYSERKESAEALSQRVNQRSL is encoded by the coding sequence ATGCCTCAATTGGACGAAACCTCATTCCGTGCCATCGACCGCGCGAAGCTGCTGGAGCCTGCGCGCTCCTCCCACCCTCCGCGAATCCTGCTGCTCTACGGATCGCTCCGGCAACGCTCGTTCAGCCGGCTGCTGACCGAGGAAGCGGCGCGCCTTCTCGTGCGCTTCGGCGCGGAGACACGGACTTTCGATCCGCGCGGCTTGCCGCTGGTCGACGACGCCGAGCCGGATCATCCGAAGGTCCGCGAGCTGCGCGATCTCGTGACCTGGAGCGAAGGCATGGTGTGGTGCTCTCCGGAGCGGCACGGCGCGATGACCGGCGTGATGAAGACCCAGATCGACTGGATCCCACTGTCGCTCGGGGCCGTCCGGCCGACACAGGGGAAGACGCTGGCGGTGATGCAGGTTTCTGGCGGCTCGCAGTCGTTCAACGCGGTCAATCAGCTGCGCGTGCTCGGCCGCTGGATGCGGCTCATCACTATCCCGAACCAGTCCTCGGTGCCCAAGGCGTTCGCGGAGTTCGACGACGCGGACCGCATGAAGCCGTCCCCCTATTACGATCGCCTCGTCGACGTGATGGAAGAGCTGGTCAAGTTCACACTGCTGACGCGCGACCGCGCCGACTATCTGGTCGACCGCTACTCCGAGCGCAAGGAAAGCGCCGAGGCGCTGTCGCAGCGGGTCAATCAGCGGTCGCTCTGA
- a CDS encoding thioredoxin family protein produces MKNVKILGSGCKRCVQTAAMASSEASKLGIEIELEKITDFADIARFGIASTPGVVIDGKVVHAGGLPKPEDMAKWLSA; encoded by the coding sequence ATGAAGAACGTCAAAATTCTCGGCTCCGGCTGCAAGCGCTGTGTTCAGACTGCAGCAATGGCCTCCTCGGAAGCAAGCAAGCTCGGCATCGAGATCGAGCTGGAAAAGATCACGGACTTCGCCGACATCGCCCGGTTCGGCATCGCCTCGACGCCGGGCGTGGTGATCGACGGCAAGGTCGTCCATGCGGGCGGCCTGCCGAAGCCAGAAGACATGGCGAAATGGCTGTCGGCGTGA
- a CDS encoding protease modulator HflC translates to MRSPVAGIVALVAVLVLVVIGYSSLFTVNQTEQALVVRFGKPVDVVTEPGLNFKAPFIDNVISIDKRILDLENPSQEVIAFDQKRLVVDAFARYKIKNALQFYQSVGSIQTANVQLGTLLNAALRRVLGEVTFTQVVRDEREALMRKIRDQLDKEADAYGIQVVDVRIRRADLPEANSQAVYNRMKTERQREAEEFRALGGQKAQEIRSKADREATVIVAEANSQAEQTRGAGDAERNRLFAEAYNKDRDFFAFYRSMAAYENGLKSGDTRFLLRPDSEFFRYFANPSGKPTGETPSTASSTAAVAVPAPKP, encoded by the coding sequence ATGAGGTCCCCCGTTGCAGGCATCGTCGCGCTCGTCGCCGTGCTCGTGCTCGTCGTCATCGGCTACAGCTCGCTGTTCACCGTGAATCAGACCGAGCAGGCGCTGGTGGTGCGGTTCGGCAAGCCGGTCGACGTCGTCACGGAGCCCGGTCTGAACTTCAAGGCACCGTTCATCGACAACGTGATCTCGATCGACAAGCGCATCCTCGACCTCGAGAACCCCTCGCAGGAGGTGATCGCGTTCGACCAGAAGCGGCTCGTGGTCGACGCCTTCGCGCGCTACAAGATCAAGAACGCGCTGCAGTTCTACCAGAGCGTCGGTTCGATCCAGACCGCCAACGTCCAGCTCGGCACGCTGCTGAACGCCGCGCTGCGCCGCGTGCTCGGCGAGGTCACCTTCACGCAAGTCGTGCGCGACGAGCGCGAGGCGCTGATGCGCAAGATCCGCGATCAGCTCGACAAGGAGGCCGACGCCTATGGCATCCAGGTGGTCGACGTCCGCATCCGCCGCGCCGACCTGCCGGAGGCCAACAGCCAGGCGGTGTACAACCGGATGAAGACCGAGCGGCAGCGCGAGGCCGAGGAGTTCCGGGCGCTCGGCGGCCAGAAGGCCCAGGAGATCAGGTCCAAGGCCGATCGCGAGGCCACCGTGATCGTCGCCGAGGCCAACTCGCAGGCGGAGCAGACCCGCGGCGCCGGCGATGCCGAACGCAACCGGCTGTTCGCCGAGGCCTACAACAAGGACCGCGACTTTTTCGCCTTCTACCGCTCGATGGCGGCGTATGAGAACGGCCTGAAATCCGGCGACACCCGCTTCCTGCTGCGGCCCGATTCGGAGTTCTTCCGCTACTTCGCCAACCCCTCGGGGAAGCCGACGGGGGAGACGCCGTCCACCGCCAGCTCGACCGCGGCCGTCGCGGTGCCGGCACCCAAGCCCTGA